The Branchiostoma lanceolatum isolate klBraLanc5 chromosome 10, klBraLanc5.hap2, whole genome shotgun sequence genome has a window encoding:
- the LOC136443367 gene encoding uncharacterized protein isoform X2, with product MCCCRLQSCCCCALREGSIAIGIIDMVLSVIGIGLQVWSIVATGQGVAVNPYTYGNIFVYVISIVFSIMLIFGALKNNACLLLAWVIWSSICLALDIALVAWICIGTFVVIGLTAGSGLGAVIAIGLIPVYITIAILVVIIIFLIYGLMVVNSFRQEIIEGAAGYPASYPMQAV from the exons ATGTGCTGCTGTCGGCTCCAATCCTGCTGCTGCTGCGCACTCCGCGAAGGGTCAATCGCTATTGGGATCATCGATATG GTCCTGTCAGTGATAGGGATAGGCCTGCAAGTGTGGTCCATTGTGGCTACTGGCCAAGGAG TGGCCGTCAACCCTTATACATATGGCAACATCTTTGTCTATGTCATCTCCATTGTGTTCTCCATCATGCTCATCTTCGGCGCTTTGAAG AACAACGCTTGCCTGCTCCTGGCTTGGGTCATCTGGTCAAGCATCTGCCTGGCGCTGGACATCGCCCTTGTGGCGTGGATCTGTATTGGCACATTTGTTGTCATCGGCTTGACCGCAGGGTCAGGCTTAGGG GCCGTCATTGCCATTGGACTTATTCCTGTCTACATCACGATCGCCATCCTCGTTGTGatcattattttcttg ATCTACGGTCTTATGGTGGTCAACTCCTTCCGTCAAGAGATTATTGAGGGTGCGGCTGGCTACCCGGCTTCTTACCCG ATGCAAGCCGTGTGA